The Calliphora vicina chromosome 3, idCalVici1.1, whole genome shotgun sequence genome contains a region encoding:
- the LOC135955186 gene encoding mitochondrial 2-oxoglutarate/malate carrier protein-like: MTDEKKMPNYVKFIIGGASGMTGLLFVQPMDLVKTRMQMAGIGGQASEYKNSMDCLMKVLKNEGLMKCWHGLGAGLLRQATYTTTRMGVYQNLIELYKSNTQQAPTVTASMGMGIMAGACGAFVGNPADVALIRMVTDGKLPAAERRNYKNVADALTRILKEEGLAGLWKGCLPTVVRAMIVNMCQLASYSQAKNYLHQGPLQIKEGFALHVGASFFSGLLTSIASLPMDIAKTRIQNMKTSAGAKPEYSGTIDVLARVCRNEGPLALWKGFTPYFARLTPLTILIFVFLEQYNKLYYKYVLGTDGGSNL; the protein is encoded by the coding sequence ATGACCGACGAAAAGAAAATGCCCAATTATGTGAAATTTATAATTGGTGGTGCCTCCGGTATGACTGGTTTACTATTTGTACAGCCCATGGATTTGGTTAAAACTCGTATGCAAATGGCTGGCATTGGAGGACAAGCGAgtgaatataaaaactcaatggACTGTCTCATGAAAGTGCTAAAGAATGAAGGTCTAATGAAATGTTGGCATGGCTTGGGAGCAGGTCTGTTAAGACAGGCCACCTATACCACCACACGAATGGGTGTTTATCAGAATCTAATAGAGTTGTACAAAAGCAATACTCAACAGGCCCCCACGGTAACTGCCAGCATGGGAATGGGCATAATGGCTGGAGCATGTGGTGCCTTTGTGGGAAATCCAGCCGATGTGGCTCTCATACGTATGGTAACGGATGGCAAATTGCCAGCAGCTGAAAGAAGAAACTATAAAAATGTAGCTGATGCCCTGACACGCATTCTTAAAGAAGAAGGTTTGGCTGGCTTGTGGAAAGGTTGCCTACCCACGGTGGTTCGGGCCATGATTGTGAATATGTGCCAGTTGGCTTCCTACAGTCaagctaaaaattatttacaccaAGGTCCTTTGCAAATAAAAGAAGGTTTTGCATTGCATGTTGGTGCAAGTTTCTTTTCTGGCCTCTTGACTTCCATAGCCTCACTGCCCATGGACATAGCCAAGACTCGCATACAAAATATGAAAACGTCAGCGGGTGCTAAGCCGGAGTATTCGGGTACAATTGATGTTTTAGCAAGGGTATGTCGCAATGAGGGACCTTTGGCTTTGTGGAAGGGGTTCACGCCATATTTTGCCCGTCTGACGCCTCTAACGATATTGATTTTTGTGTTCTTGGAGCAGTATAATAAActgtattataaatatgtattgggCACTGATGGTGGTTCTAATTTgtaa